In the genome of Malania oleifera isolate guangnan ecotype guangnan chromosome 5, ASM2987363v1, whole genome shotgun sequence, the window GGAAAACTACAACCAGTAAAGGTCTACAGACCTTACACAGAGACAGCAACACACGGCAAAACAATGAACAAAGGTCTACTGACCTTTATTGCACTTTTGATGTGGAGGAATGTAATCAATCACGAATGGAATCATCTTTATCGCACTCTCCATTCAAATTTTGATtccattcctttcctactgaATTCCATTCCTCAAACCAAACTTAACGTTGAAACAGCAAAATAAAACTTTCAAAAGCTTTCAAGCCCTTGCATCTAGTACTAATATCAAGGGAAATCCTTTGACAATTGATTTAGCATCCAAAATGACCATCTCataaacccatgcatgtctagcttTTTCCATATTTGGTAAGTAGTTGCAGCAGAAGTCAATCTGCAGAAAATAGAGACTGCGGTAGTACGAGCACCCAGATTTGATATCCACTGAAGCTTAGAATTTTAATCACTTGCCTTTAACCTCTAATTCTTCCAAGAAATTCGTAATTACTCTAAAGAAGGGAGCATAGAACTTTGTTTGGTTAATGagatgaaaaaaagaaaagaaatgatagttgttttttttaatggaaaaaaGGAAGGGGAATGGTTTATTTCCCACGTTACTTGGATAACTAgagagaaatgaaaagaaaagatggTTATTTTTTTCCTATGTTGCTTCGATGATTGAAGAGAAATGAAATGATTTCATATGAGTTCTCTTATCTTCCTCCATTTCTTTATCTTATCTCGGGTGGAGATTCTGCTAATAATCCACCCCTTATTAGAGAATGCTTTGGTATGTAATTCTGAAACTAGATTGAAGAAACCCCCTGGTACTAATGTATTCGTTTTTGCCTGATGAATCCAAACAGACCTCAAAGTATATGTACCACTAGAGATAGGTTTCCAAATGAATCTGTCCTCTCTGCGGACTGAGCTGAAAGATAATGCTGATGGATCTTCATTTGATGTCAACAGTGCTCCATGAAGATCTTCTCGGCCAGACCCAAGGACAGTTTCCAATGATTTCAGCAATCATGGCATTGCTAGGGAGTCCAAAATCATGAAAAGTTTTAGAACCATGTGAAGAATTTAGTGGACTAGCTAGTTGCCAGTtattaaaaaataacaaagatTTTCCATTTACAAGTTGACTTTTAATACATGTATGGATCTCATCTTTAGCATTCAGAATATTTTCCCAAGTCCATGTGCAGTTTTGAGGAACTTCAATGGAGCATAAGCTTCTACTTTTTGTCTTATTATAAGTATGAATCCAGATCACCCATAAAAATGAGTTAGAAAAGCAGGCATTCCAGATTATTCTGAAAATTGAAGCTTAGCATCATACCAAGCCCTCCTTCATATAAGGTTTTCAAACATCAAACCAATTGACTTTGCAGCTATCTGTTTACCAATCATTCCATTCTATAAAAAAAGCTTTGACCTTTTTTTCTAGGCCCTCTACTACAGCTTTAGGAAGGACACTGAGCACTAGTAACCATGAAAATTTTGTAACAACGACCTAGTCAATTGCAGTCTACCAGCATAGGAGAAATCCATGATTCTATGAATGAATCTTGCCAtaaattatatgtataacattCTCACAATTAGCCTTATTGAGTTTCTTTGTAATAAAAGTTAGACCAAGGTACTTAACTGGCAGTGAACCTGCAGAATATCCTGGAATTTGAATTATCTCCTGCTTTGTGGAGAGAGGATTGCAAGAACTGAGAAATATAGATTATAGACTAAGAAAAGTTTGCCTTGAAACTGGTAAGAAAATGGAATAAACCCAGCACATTTTTAATACTAGTAGCTGGAGAGCCCTCACCATGACCTACATTTAAAAAGTCATCTGCAAAATGCAAATTTATGaccatttttttttccccccATTTTCTATGAAAAGAGAGGCTTTGTATGAAAAGAGAGGCCACACCTAAGCTGCTCTTTGAAGAATCTTTCTAGGAATCTCCATGAACATAGGGAGGACTGTCTAAAGACCAAATTACATTTCAATTATGCTTTGGCAAACTTGAAATATCTGATGTTCCAAATTACAAAATCATTCTGTTTCATAAGCTGTGAAATCTCATCTGTAATTTTGGGAtaacttattttcttttctatacTTTCTTAGAAACCAAACAGATGGTGATTTTAACCCCAAAAAAATCTACTTTAAATTTAATTGAGTTAATTCAGAACTTCCTTCTGTTAAATTTGCATTATGAGCTATTCTCATGTATTTTCCAATGAATGAAGTGGCCATGTTTGTCCATTcaatgagaaatgtgaaaatcTTTTAGTTTTGATATTTAAGGTGTTTTCCCCTTGTCATGGCTGCTGGTGATGGTGGACTATAGGGCAGAGCTGTTGGTGATGAAGCTtcccatcatcatcatcatcatcatcatcatcttcttcttctacttcttttGTAGCTTTTTGTTTTTTCACCCATCTTAACACTGTTTTCACTTTCTCTCGCTCTCTACTTCACTAGAGATAACAGCTAACCAACAATTCATCATTAGGACTCGTATTTGAGATACATGTTCTaggttttggattttgagttCTGAACTATGTTTGGAATTATGATTTTTCTTGAAGGCATGCAGCTGTGGTTGGGGCAATTGGGGTTGTGAGTCTTCTACTTGGTCCAGGATAAGGGAAAGAATGCAAAGGTGGGGATGGATGGGGGTAAAGTTAAGGGTTTTTAAGTTGTGGAAAACcgtttccattttccatttttgttttccaaagaattacaaaaaaaataaataaaaaaatctagCTTATTTTTAGTTTTGCAGGTACTAAAAAACTGAAACTATAAAAAGATTTGGCACCCTACACTTgtgaaaaatagttttatttcccatttctaattttttaaataattacaaaaatgccaccttattttccaattttctaaatttgtataagaaagttggaaatatctttttattgttttctagatGCTTGATTTTGTATCTAATTTTTGGAAAACTGGAAAAAAAGGGTGTGATTTtgtcattatttgaaaatatagaaatgaaaaaatgaaaactatttttcagaactaaataaattgtttattttctacctttttaatatAAATCTTGGAAAGCTGAAAGATAAGCCATCATTTTTATAATTCTTgcaaaaaccaaaaatagaaattggaaattgtttttcacaactaaacaggCCTTTTGGATCCTCATACATATTATCTCCTTCTCTCAAATGCCTCCATGTTTGAGCTGATTGAATCTCCATTGCGATAAGTGGTGATCCAATGGACACCAACTTCACACATCAGCAAATTCAGTCAGCCCTCCAGCCCAAGAATGCAATTTCCACACTCAGGGCTTCTCAAACTGGGATAATTTGAATTTGTTTGCCAGCCCAAGTTATAAAATCTATCATAAGAGCATAATTCCAAGGCCTATATATCTTCCCACATGCCGGGTCTGTTTTTGCAGGCTTTGCCATGGGATAAAGAAGCTTTGAGACCATATAACTGGATTATTAagtgttatttttattttaaaaaagattatgatgttttaaaattttaagacaTGGATTTAATTTGGTACATATTCTGAGTAGTTTTTTTGTGTTGAAAAATCTGATGGCAATTTCCTCAAGCATATGTACAGCTCCAGGTGTGCcttcttatatattattattaataataaagaCTTAAGGACAAAAATACTCCAACACACACAACCTAgttactaaaataacatattctcttctaacactcccccAAGTTGGAGGTGCATAAAGATTTCTCCACGATGTATGATCAAAGTGGATTTGAAGAAAGCTTATGATTCAGTTTCTTGGGGCTTCCTTAAAGAATTATTGGAGCTGCTGGAATTCCCAGAAATTATGATAATTTGGATTATGGAGTGTGTGTCAACTGCTTCGTTCTCTATTGCTTTGAATGGAAGGTTTAAGGGCTTCTTCCAAGGGAGGAAGGGCTTGAGACAAGGGGACCCCCTATCTCCCCTTCTGTTTGTTCTGTGCGTTGAATACCTATCAAGGCTTCTCAGATCTATATAGAACAAGAATGACTTTAAATTTCACCCGAAGTGTTAAAGTTTGGGGATCACTCATCTGGCCTTCGCAGATGATTTAATGTTGTTCTCTCGTGTTTATAATGCTTTTATCAAATATTTGTTGAAGTGCCTCAATGATTTTTCCTACTGCTCAGGGTTGACAGTCAATCTAAATAAATCTAATTTCTACCAAGCAGGAATGAAAGACTCTGATCTAGATGATGTGCTGAGGTTGTCTGGTATGAAATTAGGTGCTTTTCCTTTTAGATACTTGGGAATTCCTCTGCTGTCTACAAAGCTGAATTCAGTTCACTATAGACCCCTCATTGACAGCATCTCCAATCTGCTCAAGAGCTGGCCAGGCCACACGTTATCTTATGCTGGCAAGCTTGAGATTATTAATTCTGTTGTACAGGGCATGGAATGCTTTTGGCTTGCGATTTTCCCGATTCCTCTGAATATTTTGAAGCATGTAGTTAAACTTTGCAGAGTTTTCCTGTGGGGTGGAAAAAAAAGGTCTCTTGTGGCCTGGAAGGAGGTATGTTTGCCGAAAGTTGAAGGTGGTCTTGGTATACTTGACCTAAAAAATTGGAACAACACCCTCTTAACAAAGACTCTTTGGAATATTCACTCAAAGAAGGATAGCTTGTGGACAAAATGGGTGCACCACTACTACTTGAAGGAAACCGAGATCTGGGATGTCTCTCCAAACAAAGGAGATTCATGCCTTTTCAAGAAGATAATGGAGTTGAAAAACCAAATTGTGCTGAAAGCTGGTAGCATTGATCTAGCTATTGAATTGATGAACAAATGGGGAAATAATGCAAAAAAAATCTATGAGTTCTGGAGGGAAAAAAACCATAGAGTTCCATGGGTGAAAGGGGTGTGGTTCAATGGGAGCTTACCTAAACATGCCTTTTGTCTTTGGTTTGGAGTTAAAGGAaaactacctacttgt includes:
- the LOC131156317 gene encoding uncharacterized protein LOC131156317, translated to MQQLVILGEEEKKSEEDNDDDVMGLWSTFTGMKDSDLDDVLRLSGMKLGAFPFRYLGIPLLSTKLNSVHYRPLIDSISNLLKSWPGHTLSYAGKLEIINSVVQGMECFWLAIFPIPLNILKHVVKLCRVFLWGGKKRSLVAWKEVCLPKVEGGLGILDLKNWNNTLLTKTLWNIHSKKDSLWTKWVHHYYLKETEIWDVSPNKGDSCLFKKIMELKNQIVLKAGSIDLAIELMNKWGNNAKKIYEFWREKNHRVPWVKGVWFNGSLPKHAFCLWFGVKGKLPTCDRLPVEGIEQSCVFCKEELETQDHLFFKCKFLEEVWREIKGWMGLRRSMSTIKAATKWIHKEVKGNGVHAAGKRIALATTVYFIWHFRNRYRFENHVISPIELVIVIKKCL